One genomic segment of Impatiens glandulifera chromosome 6, dImpGla2.1, whole genome shotgun sequence includes these proteins:
- the LOC124943571 gene encoding topless-related protein 3-like: protein MSLTINHVCPPLAPAISLPSLPLAPAPLVALRDRAMPNYAPIRGTKFNLVPRILRVGQSYTSYNARVSVFMPRSGIVNVPMMEDVTEINHTLIMPQQITKPDQCLIFTLPDIGNGSTIKVGKLMYTNEQCGLLALTTTENHKYWKWSENRTMTNAILGLSQPSISTSGTLNYEAVVSSSTITRNIDCYLLCSNGMNTLMRPQPDSTFTVYHPHNKNIILSGIQESFVSGVNSLILQLSVDEEAPQIGEKSVEFHTDKIHICMSYDMHLAIFDILMMTRYFRDEHESVVMATNCPSICDWIE, encoded by the exons ATGAGTTTAACCATTAATCATGTATGCCCCCCTCTAGCTCCGGCGATTTCACTTCCATCTCTTCCTCTTGCTCCGGCTCCACTCGTTGCTCTCCGTGATAGGGCTATGCCTAATTATGCACCAATAAGG GGTACTAAGTTTAATCTAGTTCCAAGAATACTTAGAGTTGGACAATCTTACACGtcttataat GCCCGAGTTAGTGTGTTCATGCCCAGAAGTGGTATTGTTAATGTACCAATGATGGAAGATGTAACAGAAATAAATCATACATTAATAATGCCTCAACAAATTACTAAACCAGACCAATGTCTGATTTTTACTTTGCCCGACATTGGCAATGGTTCTACCATCAag gTTGGTAAACTTATGTATACAAATGAACAATGCGGACTTTTGGCACTTACCACAACTGAAAATCATAAGTATTGGAAGTGGTCGGAAAACAGAACAATGACCAATGCAATTCTTGGACTTTCGCAGCCAAGCATTAGTACTAGTGGTACTCTGAACTATGAGGCTGTCGTTTCTTCTTCGACTATTACGAGGAATATTGACTGCTACTTGTTATGCTCTAAT GGGATGAATACTCTAATGAGACCTCAGCCTGATTCAACATTTACAGTTTATCATCCacacaacaaaaacataatattgTCTGGAATACAAGAAAG CTTTGTTTCTGGAGTTAATTCCCTCATTTTACAACTCTCGGTTGATGAGGAGGCTCCTCAAATTGGGGAAAAGAGTGTCGAGTTCCACACTGACAAAATCCACATTTGCATGTCATATGATATGCATCTCGCAATATTTGACATCTTAATGATGACTCGTTACTTCAg AGATGAACATGAATCAGTTGTAATGGCCACTAATTGCCCATCAATTTGCGATTGGATTGAGTGA